The Toxorhynchites rutilus septentrionalis strain SRP chromosome 3, ASM2978413v1, whole genome shotgun sequence genome includes a region encoding these proteins:
- the LOC129778637 gene encoding 39S ribosomal protein L20, mitochondrial gives MVFTTVINLVRARGPDEFWRKRKIFKLAAHYIGRPRNCYSITIRSVHRALAYATKGRKLKKLDMRELWTQRVNAGCEQHGLQFDTFREGLYRNDILLNRKVLADLAIWEPRTFEALALISQQVPDDDEGSSSK, from the exons ATGGTTTTCACTACAGTTATTAATTTGGTACGTGCTCGGGGTCCCGATGAATTctggagaaaaagaaaaatattcaaGTTAGCAGCA CATTATATCGGTCGTCCTCGAAATTGCTACTCAATTACCATCAGGAGCGTACATCGTGCACTAGCGTATGCAACCAAGGGCCGGaagttgaaaaaactggatATGCGAGAATTGTGGACACAGCGTGTAAATGCCGGTTGTGAGCAACATGGTCTTCAGTTTGACACCTTCCGAGAGGGATTATATAGGAATGACATTCTATTGAATAG aaaagtACTCGCTGATTTAGCTATTTGGGAACCACGAACATTTGAAGCATTAGCACTAATCAGCCAACAAGTTCCGGATGATGATGAAG GGTCATCTTCGAAGTAA
- the LOC129774581 gene encoding putative nuclease HARBI1 — MNVGVLIITNYVMQFPNTIESVVNVSLDGGVKPVNPVKAPIQSQGLIIALRFYALGSVQIAVADFAGICISSVCRIIRRVSFALAQLRSRFIKMPKTQHELHAASREFYSIAKFPRTIASIDCTHVKIQSPGGDHAENYRNRKSWFSINVQTVSSANLKILNIVARWPGASHDQHIFNNSSLKMQLERGDYGHFIIVGDSGYRNTKYLATPFLRCETAAENLYNESQIRTRNVVERSYGVWKRRFPVLSLGMRVIISTVQLIIVACAVLHNIAIDAKEEVPPPEIEGFEEMLAATVVPNASNLFKVPTSC; from the exons ATGAATGTGGGCGTGCTGATAATAACAAATTATGTTATGCAATTTCCAAATACAATCGAATCAGTTGTCAACGTAAGCCTCGATGGTGGAGTTAAACCCGTTAACCCAGTCAAGGCGCCTATCCaaag CCAGGGTTTAATAATTGCTCTTCGATTCTACGCACTAGGGTCGGTGCAGATAGCCGTCGCTGATTTTGCTGGTATTTGCATTTCTTCTGTGTGTCGTATCATTCGTCGTGTATCTTTTGCGTTAGCTCAATTACGGTCGCGGTTTATCAAGATGCCGAAAACGCAGCATGAACTACATGCAGCAAGTCGTGAGTTttactcaatcgcaaaatttCCTCGAACAATTGCTTCAATTGATTGTACGCACGTCAAAATACAATCACCTGGTGGTGATCATGCCGAAAACTACAGAAATCGAAAATCATGGTTTTCGATAAACGTGCAAACAGTCAGctctgcaaatttgaaaattttgaatattgtcGCAAGGTGGCCTGGAGCATCCCACGACCAACACATCTTTAATAACTCTTCACTGAAGATGCAGCTTGAGCGAGGAGATTATGGACACTTTATAATCGTAGGCGATTCCGGGTATCGTAATACAAAATATCTGGCAACACCGTTTCTTAGATGTGAAACCGCAGCCGAAAATTTGTATAACGAAAGTCAAATCCGTACTCGTAATGTTGTGGAGCGATCATATGGTGTTTGGAAGCGACGATTTCCAGTACTTTCTTTGGGAATGCGTGTGATAATTTCTACAGTACAGCTAATAATTGTTGCATGTGCAGTGTTACATAATATAGCAATCGATGCCAAAGAGGAGGTTCCACCACCAGAGATAGAAGGATTTGAAGAAATGTTAGCTGCAACAGTGGTTCCGAACGCTTCAAACTTGTTCAAAGTCCCAACGAGTtgttaa
- the LOC129775901 gene encoding tRNA (cytosine(34)-C(5))-methyltransferase gives MGKNKRSNKQNPFARKKRELKEKGAEPDRRDKPYEDIVRENENFEVYYKHQNICKPDEWDEFMGKLRSNLPTTFRITGSKGQARTLLKIIKDKFFTEYYRAVTEFKEKGEKIPEPKCLSWYPNEFAWQLDLSRKDIRRSEPLYRLHNFLIAETSSGNISRQEAVSMIPPLVLGVEPHHKVLDMCAAPGSKTAQLIEALHAGGESLPSGFVLANDIDNNRCYMLVHQAKRLSSACCLVTNADSTAFPSMKLKNDTGELTTLKFDRVLCDVPCSGDGTLRKNPDIWNKWNLGHATNLHGLQYRIVKRGAELLEVGGKLVYSTCSLNPIENEAVLHYLLAQAGDALEIVDASHLLPTLKYNPGLTYWELASKDMKFYKSFDEVPGVYHTVIRPQMFPPAPEDADKFNLTRCIRVMPHHQNTGGFFIALIEKKKKLPWESNESDVPAQKESSNDSVSEPPKKKMKYHRGFKEDPFVFFDGTEEIFESIKKFYCLSEDFKAINLLTRCKEGKKKNIYFCSDIVRNVLTTNEEQIKFINLGVKSFARCDNRNMDCDFRLAQEGLESVNGFIGQERRIHIEKDDLIQLLSNNDPTKPPEISSLSEVTQKNVEDFAPGSCILEYRGDDLELNLVGWRGTRSLRAYVDQHDTVHMLRLLGADVSKYEKNKFEEKKEASETATETSSIS, from the exons ATGGGTAAGAACAAGCGCAGCAACAAACAAAATCCTTTCGCTAGAAAAAAGCGAGAGCTAAAAGAAAAG GGAGCAGAACCAGATCGGAGGGATAAACCATACGAGGAcattgttcgtgaaaatgaaaatttcgaaGTCTACTACAAACATCAGAATATTTGCAAGCCGGATGAATGGGATGAGTTCATGGGAAAACTTCGATCCAATTTACCAACAACTTTTCGCATTACCGGCTCTAAAGGACAAGCTCGGACGTTGCTCAAGATAATCAAGGACAAGTTCTTCACAGAATACTACCGAGCAGTGACAGAATTTAAGGAGAAGGGTGAAAAAATTCCTGAGCCAAAGTGCCTATCGTGGTATCCGAATGAGTTCGCATGGCAGCTGGATTTGTCGCGAAAAGATATTCGTCGGTCGGAACCACTTTACAGATTACATAATTTCCTGATCGCTGAGACTAGTTCTGGTAACATTAGTCGTCAGGAAGCAGTATCTATGATTCCTCCGCTGGTTTTAGGGGTTGAACCTCATCATAAGGTTTTGGATATGTGTGCAGCACCGGGTTCAAAGACCGCTCAACTGATTGAGGCTTTGCATGCTGGTGGTGAGAGTTTGCCTTCGGGATTCGTGCTTGCCAACGACATCGATAACAATCGCTGCTATATGTTGGTCCATCAAGCTAAACGGTTGAGTTCTGCTTGCTGTCTGGTGACAAATGCAGACAGTACAGCTTTCCCCAGCATGAAGCTGAAAAACGATACCGGTGAATTGACGACTCTCAAATTCGATCGCGTTTTGTGCGATGTGCCGTGCTCAGGCGACGGAACCTTGCGTAAAAATCCAGACATTTGGAATAAATGGAATTTAGGACATGCAACCAATTTACATGGTCTGCAGTATCGTATTGTTAAACGAGGCGCAGAATTGTTGGAAGTCGGAGGGAAACTGGTGTACTCAACGTGTTCCTTGAATCCGATTGAAAACGAAGCAGTTTTACATTATCTTCTGGCACAGGCTGGGGATGCGTTAGAGATTGTGGATGCTAGCCACTTGCTTCCGACTCTGAAGTATAATCCCGGCCTAACGTATTGGGAACTGGCTTCGAAAGAtatgaaattctacaaatcgTTTGACGAAGTGCCTGGTGTCTATCACACGGTAATTCGCCCTCAGATGTTTCCACCAGCGCCGGAAGATGCAGACAAATTCAATTTGACTAGATGTATTCGTGTTATGCCTCACCATCAGAACACGGGTGGATTTTTCATTGCACTGatcgaaaagaaaaagaaacttCCTTGggaatcgaatgaaagcgatgTTCCCGCACAGAAAGAAAGCTCGAATGATAGTGTCTCGGAACCACCGAAAAAGAAAATGAAGTATCACCGGGGCTTTAAggaagatccttttgtgttcTTCGACGGAACAGAGGAAATATTTGAATCGATAAAAAAGTTCTATTGTCTTAGTGAAGATTTTAAGGCAATCAATTTGTTGACACGATGCAAGGAGGGTAAGAAGAAGAACATCTACTTCTGTTCGGACATTGTTCGCAATGTACTCACCACAAACGAGGAACAAATCAAGTTCATTAATCTCGGCGTGAAATCATTCGCTCGATGTGACAATCGCAATATGGATTGTGATTTCCGGTTGGCACAGGAAGGCCTGGAGAGtgtgaatggttttattggCCAAGAACGACGTATTCACATCGAGAAAGATGATTTGATACAATTGCTTTCCAACAATGATCCAACGAAACCCCCCGAAATTTCCAGTTTGAGTGAAGTTACTCAGAAAAACGTCGAAGATTTTG CACCTGGTAGTTGCATACTGGAATACAGAGGGGACGATTTGGAGTTGAATCTTGTTGGGTGGCGCGGGACGAGAAGTTTACGAGCGTACGTTGATCAACACGATACCGTCCACATGCTTCGACTATTGGGAGCTGACGTTTCGAAATATG AAAAGAATAAGTTCGAAGAAAAGAAGGAGGCTAGCGAAACTGCTACGGAAACATCGAGTATCAGTTGA
- the LOC129777463 gene encoding tigger transposable element-derived protein 4-like encodes MLFCQQAISYNIPLSGVIIKEKANELAAKLEKKSFKASDGWFQKFVKRNGLSFKTASGESAAVDVGAAEQFKSDALPLLIADYSPQDIFNMDETGLFFKCLPNKTYCFKSDKCHGGKNSKERITVVVATNMDGSEKLELLVIGKSAKPRCFKNIKNLPVIYKSNKNAWMVSALFEEWILNLDERMVSEGRRIILFIDNCPSHPNIQQKLRNCRLQYFPPNMTSVLQPLDLGIIKALKVYYRNKLVRDQLNAIEKDELLNVNLLQCVCMLADAWQNHVKQSTIVNCFVKAGFVKSDNLICINENSIDNDPLEENVFRSNFEALAEQGFDSFEDYVTFDDNLCEGAILSDEDIIKTVQEQSSIDNDDDEIHSVPDDVVDNETISTPSQNQLEDAFQTIYAGLLTSKKLPKDSFSKFFDLKKTLLGDK; translated from the exons ATGCTTTTTTGCCAGCAGGCGATTTCGTATAATATCCCCCTATCTGGCGTGATCATAAAAGAAAAAGCCAATGAGCTCGCAGCGAAACTAgagaaaaaatcatttaaagCCAGCGACGGATGGTTCCAAAAATTCGTCAAAAGGAATGGGCTTTCGTTTAAAACTGCAAGTGGTGAAAGTGCAGCTGTTGATGTCGGAGCTGCTGAGCAGTTCAAATCCGATGCGTTACCGCTATTGATTGCTGACTATAGCCCACAagatatttttaatatggatgaaacgggtttatttttcaaatgcttaCCCAATAAGACATATTGCTTCAAAAGCGATAAATGTCACGGAGGCAAAAATTCCAAAGAGCGAATCACAGTTGTTGTGGCAACAAATATGGACGGATCGGAAAAGTTAGAACTTTTGGTCATTGGTAAGAGTGCCAAACCTAGATGTTTTAAAAACATTAAGAACCTTCCAGTGATCTACAAAAGCAACAAAAATGCGTGGATGGTGAGCGCGTTGTTTGAAGAATGGATTTTAAACCTGGATGAGAGAATGGTGTCTGAAGGAAGACGTATCATTTTGTTCATCGATAATTGTCCTAGCCATCCAAATATtcaacaaaaattaagaaattgcAGACTGCAATATTTTCCTCCAAACATGACTTCTGTGCTCCAACCACTTGATCTTGGAATAATTAAAGCTTTGAAAGTGTACTACCGCAACAAATTAGTAAGAGACCAACTGAATGCGATAGAAAAAGACGAATTGTTGAATGTCAACCTCCTACAGTGTGTTTGTATGCTAGCTGATGCGTGGCAAAATCATGTCAAACAATCCACAATTGTTAATTGCTTCGTCAAAGCTGGCTTTGTGAAATCAGATAATTTGATTTGCATCAATGAAAACAGCATTGATAACGACCCACTAGAGGAAAATGTATTCCGATCGAATTTTGAAGCACTCGCTGAGCAAGGTTTTGATTCTTTTGAAG ACTACGTGACTTTTGACGACAATTTATGCGAAGGAGCAATTTTGTCTGACGAAGACATCATAAAAACAGTGCAAGAGCAATCATCtattgataacgatgatgatgaAATTCATTCAGTACCTGACGATGTAGTTGACAATGAAACTATAAGCACACCCTCTCAAAACCAGCTAGAAGATGCTTTCCAAACGATTTATGCTGGTTTATTAACTAGCAAAAAATTACCAAAGGACagcttttcaaaattttttgatttaaaGAAAACTTTGTTGGGGGACAAATAA
- the LOC129777529 gene encoding transcriptional regulator ATRX homolog isoform X2, whose translation MSKRPARSKRRLSGSDEDDSSDEDFELNNRKSKATGRKQRTRGSSKSSKSSDEQEEAVDDSDSDTSDFEKEEIQPKKKRSRIKRNSSSSDDDGSGKDKKKTKQSKKKSDSDDDEESPTKGRKNIRKVLKKSALEQTTKEAEQEERERKQRIAERQKLYNQVYDEKPEELKELTQLVLDFDEETKEPLLEVDKKLVKKLKPHQANGIKFMFDACYESLERAKNGKGSGCILAHCMGLGKTLQVVTLSHTLLANSRETGVERILVVCPLSTVLNWVNEFRIWMKHVRKGTEVEVYEISKYKNNIIRANQLMEWHNEGGVMILGYDMYRNLSNQSTARIKKKVRESLQTSLIDPGPDLIICDEGHLLKNEKTSLSKAVNRIKTMRRIVLTGTPIQNNMKEYYCMVQFVKPMLLGTYNEYMNRFVNPITNGQYTDSTPYDIQLMRKRAHVLHKLLDGCVQRRDYAVLAPFLPPKLEFVISIKLTSMQCTLYKYYMEHQTKRQSEESKRASVLFADFQSLQRIWTHPRVLRYNSDRYEYMQQKKRDMESDEESMGSIKDFIDDDESDAQSTPSESDGGSISSDSGGSVASNKKSRKKKDNAAPARRTRNNPNVEDDEIEEVVEEKKENPTEWWMSMCPEEELDNLEHSGKLQVLFEILKECEAIGDKLLVFSQSLYSLDVIEHFLALVDENTQKDESDRDGNLDKYQGSWSLGLDYFRLDGSTTIENRNSACKVFNDEKNTRARLFLISTRAGGLGINLVAANRVIIFDVSWNPSHDIQSIFRVYRFGQVKPCYVYRFIAMGTMEEKIYERQVTKQAISKRVIDEQQIDRHYKENDLQELYQYDNISTDEPRPMPNLPKDRLFAEMLKKFDPLIYKYHEHDSLLENKEEETLNEEERKAAWEEFEQEKNRPPIASFGTGGFVGYNMGMGTAMRANGPVTSSSIFGFRNDVLLKLLNMKARQDNPTFNDVNINAMIPYLMQELCRQMKDGDLSMYKHLLELYYQLEAPNFANIPGYNMMMMQQQQQQPMQQQISRQVVMAGNPAYNMAQVRHYREQEQQQYAQMSEPSGSGINRGTIISEAQKRFMDNPVEIVELD comes from the exons GAAGAAAACCAAAcaaagcaagaaaaaatcggatAGTGATGACGATGAGGAAAGTCCCACGAAAGGACGCAAGAACATTCGTAAAGTTCTGAAAAAGTCGGCACTAGAGCAGACAACAAAAGAGGCTGAACAAGAGGAACGAGAACGCAAACAACGCATTGCCGAACGTCAGAAATTGTACAATCAGGTATACGACGAAAAACCGGAAGAACTTAAAGAACTTACACAGTTAGTACTGGACTTCGATGAGGAGACTAAGGAACCACTGCTGGAGGTGGACAAAAAATTGGTAAAGAAGCTTAAGCCTCATCAGGCGAATGGCATAAAGTTTATGTTCGATGCCTGCTATGAGAGCTTGGAGAGGGCCAAGAACGGCAAAGGTTCCGGCTGTATTTTGGCGCATTGTATGGGTCTGGGTAAAACTCTGCAAGTGGTGACGCTGTCGCACACTCTCCTCGCTAATTCAAGAGAAACGGGAGTGGAGCGAATTCTAGTGGTATGCCCTCTTTCGACCGTGCTGAACTGGGTGAACGAATTCCGGATTTGGATGAAGCATGTCCGCAAGGGTACTGAAGTAGAAGTTTATGAAATCTCAAA AtacaaaaacaatattattcGTGCCAATCAGCTTATGGAGTGGCACAACGAAGGTGGAGTAATGATTCTAGGCTATGATATGTATCGAAATCTGTCAAACCAATCCACGGCACGTATAAAGAAGAAGGTTCGAGAGTCACTGCAAACGTCATTGATCGATCCAGGGCCGGATCTAATAATCTGTGATGAAGGTCATCTACTGAAGAACGAAAAAACATCACTTTCCAAAGCGGTGAATCGCATTAAAACAATGCGAAGAATCGTGCTGACTGGAACACCTATCCAAAACAACATGAAAGAGT ATTATTGCATGGTACAGTTTGTAAAACCTATGCTGCTTGGAACCTACAACGAGTACATGAACCGTTTCGTGAATCCGATCACAAACGGTCAGTATACCGACTCGACGCCGTACGATATTCAATTGATGCGGAAACGAGCCCATGTGTTGCACAAACTGCTGGACGGATGTGTGCAACGGAGAGATTACGCCGTTTTGGCGCCATTTTTACCCCCCAAGCTGGAGTTTGTCATTTCCATCAAATTAACTTCCATGCAGTGCACCTTATATAAG TACTACATGGAACACCAAACAAAACGACAAAGTGAAGAGAGCAAACGTGCCTCCGTGTTGTTCGCCGACTTCCAGAGTCTGCAGAGGATCTGGACGCATCCTCGGGTGCTCCGGTACAACAGTGACCGATACGAGTATATGCAGCAGAAGAAG CGCGACATGGAATCGGACGAAGAATCGATGGGGTCGATAAAAGATTTCATTGACGATGATGAAAGCGATGCGCAAAGTACACCTTCGGAATCCGATGGAGGTTCCATCAGTAGTGACAGCGGGGGCAGTGTCGCTAGTAACAAAAAAAGTCGAAAGAAAAAAGATAATGCGGCACCCGCGCGACGGACGAGGAATAATCCCAACGTGGAAG ATGATGAAATCGAAGAGGTggtggaagaaaaaaaagaaaatccaaCGGAATGGTGGATGTCCATGTGTCCCGAGGAAGAGCTCGATAATCTGGAACACTCGGGCAAATTGCAGGTGCTATTTGAAATCCTGAAGGAGTGTGAAGCTATTGGTGATAAATT GCTTGTATTCTCGCAATCTCTCTACTCGCTCGATGTAATCGAACATTTTCTAGCGTTAGTTGACGAGAACACGCAGAAAGATGAAAGTGATCGCGATGGGAATCTTGATAAATATCAAGGATCGTGGTCGCTTGGATTGGATTACTTCCGGCTAGATGGTTCGACTACGATTGAGAATCGAAATTCGGCCTGTAAAGTATTTAACGACGAGAAAAACACCCGGGCACG GCTGTTCCTTATATCCACCAGAGCCGGGGGTCTCGGAATTAATCTAGTGGCGGCAAATCGTGTTATCATTTTCGATGTCTCGTGGAATCCCTCGCACGACATTCAAAGTATATTCCGCGTGTATCGATTCGGTCAAGTGAAGCCATGCTACGTTTATCGATTCATTGCGATG GGAACGATGGAAGAGAAAATTTACGAGCGCCAGGTAACTAAACAGGCAATCTCGAAACGTGTCATCGATGAGCAGCAAATCGATAGACACTACAAGGAAAACGACCTGCAAGAGCTGTACCAATACGACAACATTTCCACGGATGAGCCGCGACCGATGCCAAATTTACCAAAAGATCGTTTGTTTGCAGAAATGTTGAAGAAGTTTGATCCCTTGATTTACAAATACCACGAGCATGACTCGCTGCTCGAGAACAAGGAGGAAGAAACACTCAACGAGGAAGAACGTAAAGCAGCTTGGGAAGAGTTCGAGCAGGAGAAGAATCGACCTCCCATCGCCAGCTTCGGCACTGGTGGTTTCGTGGGATACAACATGGGCATGGGCACGGCAATGCGAG CGAATGGCCCCGTTACCTCGAGTAGTATTTTCGGCTTTAGGAATGATGTTCTGCTGAAGTTGCTCAACATGAAAGCTCGCCAGGACAATCCCACCTTCAACGATGTCAACATAAATGCAATGATTCCATATTTAATGCAAGAACTATGTCGGCAAATGAAAGATGGTGATTTATCG ATGTACAAACATCTGCTGGAATTATATTATCAGCTGGAGGCACCGAACTTTGCGAACATACCTGGATATAACATGATGATgatgcaacagcagcagcagcagccaatGCAGCAACAAATTTCACGACAGGTTGTCATGGCTGGAAATCCGGCCTATAATATGGCACAAGTGCGACATTACCGTGAGCAGGAACAGCAACAGTATGCTCAAATGAGT GAACCTAGTGGCAGCGGTATCAATCGGGGTACGATTATTAGCGAAGCACAAAAGCGTTTCATGGACAACCCAGTGGAGATAGTAGAACTAGATTAA